One Hermetia illucens chromosome 4, iHerIll2.2.curated.20191125, whole genome shotgun sequence DNA segment encodes these proteins:
- the LOC119656111 gene encoding uncharacterized protein LOC119656111: MRHLALLLAAVALATSAQCMLIPQDIEILDGYEFDGPPEIYPDETYFEAKALADSLLLKAIRNKRSYHVLQSPGLHSHFQIDPIEPVKSQKDADHLQSKVRLPRSIDDSQSRTIDTIEEAENETPPSLPTPEKQVMNSEYYSKGNWNVQTFNTDYNNQKSETDDIDSVPDATINDAIKSRQPRVNFITQPKKDMNIEDRNRERLTNFLTKPPAATPMKSRYEKGDNRGAESYPSRSYDQYLRRYDRYDEDYNNYYKRYDPYEDYHLYRRRYDPYDSYSPRTPSHPEDYYYFPDRRYDLPEPRDYRPVYSNDVYDRSFTPHYEDQAVRRRNRIIYYAHLPEVVRAPPTVDLTYRHGRDHRFDSYYPPLSNYQAAASTNHARGTDYVKREKKDFRPIETGVKPGAKTETGRE, encoded by the exons ATGAGACACCTGGCATTGCTCCTAGCCGCTGTCGCACTTGCTACCTCAGCACAGTGCATGCTCATTCCTCAAGATATCGAAATTCTCGATGGCTATGAATTCGATGGGCCACCAGAAATCTACCCAGATGAAACCTACTTCGAAGCAAAAGCACTCGCCGATTCACTTCTCTTAAAAGCCATTCGAAATAAGAGATCATACCATGTCCTGCAATCACCCGGCTTACATAGTCACTTCCAAATAGATCCGATCGAGCCTGTGAAGTCACAAAAGGATGCTGATCACCTTCAAAGCAAAGTTCGATTACCACGCTCTATCGATGACTCTCAATCGCGAACAATCGACACCATTGAGGAGGCAGAAAATGAAACTCCTCCCAGTCTTCCAACTCCAGAAAAACAGGTTATGAATTCGGAATATTACTCAAAAGGAAATTGGAATGTTCAGACTTTTAACACTGATTACAATAACCAGAAATCAGAGACTGATGACATCGATTCAGTTCCAGATGCTACTATCAATGATGCAATTAAAAGTCGCCAGCCAAGAGTCAATTTTATAACACAACCAAAAAAGGACATGAACATAGAGGACAGAAACAGGGAGAGACTTACGAACTTTTTAACGAAACCCCCTGCTGCAACACCAATGAAGTCACGATATGAAAAGGGAGATAATAGGGGAGCAGAAAGTTATCCTTCAAGATCGTACGATCAGTATTTGAGACGATATGATAG ATACGATGAAGATTACAACAATTACTATAAACGGTACGATCCCTATGAAGACTATCACCTCTACCGTAGACGTTACGACCCGTATGATAGCTACAGCCCTCGTACCCCTTCACATCCTGAAGATTACTACTATTTTCCCGATCGACGTTACGATCTCCCAGAACCTCGAGATTATCGACCAGTTTATTCCAATGATGTCTATGATCGGTCTTTTACCCCACATTATGAAGATCAAGCGGTTCGCAGACGTAATCGTATCATTTACTACGCTCACTTGCCCGAAGTTGTTCGAGCTCCGCCTACTGTCGATTTAACATATCGACATGGACGTGATCATCGATTCGATAGTTATTATCCTCCTTTGAGTAATTATCAGGCGGCTGCAAGCACGAATCATGCCCGTGGCACAGACTATGTTAAAAGGGAGAAAAAGGATTTTCGTCCCATCGAGACAGGGGTCAAGCCTGGGGCGAAAACTGAAACCGGTCGAGAATGA